ACATGGTGGCTATGGCGACAAACCATTAGCTCAAGCCGTGGCAACAAAGTTGTGCTGCAAATCAACGCCGAAGGTGTGCGCTATAAAAGCGGTAAAATTGACCGTCAACTCGCTTGGAGTGAAATCGACCAACTTGAGCAAAGTGAGTTAGGTTTCATTCTTCATATGGGCAAGCAACGTCAATATGTCAGCAAATCTTGCTTAAATGATGAGGTAATTGCGTTTATGGTTGAGCAACACGCAGCCTCAAAGGCGCATTAATACTTGCGATAAGGCAATCGCTAAGAGCGATAAATCCAGTTTGAGCAAGTAAAGGTGAGACGTTGGGTTCGCTTTGCTTGTTCTTGATGGTTATGGTGTGTGTCCCTGTAATTTACTCAGTTTGGAACGATTTAAAGCAGCATACACCAGTTTGATCTTGAGCGACTTTACACTCGTCTACCAAAATGGTTTTAAGCTCAATACGGGCTCGGCGTAAACGTGCTTTAACGGCTGGCAAACTGAGCTGATGTTTGTCGGCGTACTCTCTTTGCGTAAGACCGTTTAAATCGCATTGTTCTATTACATCACGCTCTTGGTCAGTGAGTTTTACCAACACTTTGGGAAGGCAACGTTGAAGCTGCACCATGGGGGGAGAAACCTCCGTTGGCATCACAAACTCGTCCACTTCGACGGATTGAATCTTACGTCTGAGATGGTCGATAAAGTGGTTTTTGGTCACCTTAAATAGCCATGATTTACCATCTTGTAATGTGCAAAAACGCTGGCTATTGCCCATCGCTTTAAGAAAC
This window of the Vibrio panuliri genome carries:
- a CDS encoding YcxB family protein — its product is MSNDFDFTTEYTLDKPFFAECFDQTSQPAKFPQAYLKGILFLIFGVALLEFELLPNGYVGWFFIVLSVVEAFSVYCKRTWWLWRQTISSSRGNKVVLQINAEGVRYKSGKIDRQLAWSEIDQLEQSELGFILHMGKQRQYVSKSCLNDEVIAFMVEQHAASKAH
- a CDS encoding sigma-70 family RNA polymerase sigma factor; protein product: MNAWNHAEPSLYGWLLKQTQNPHEAEDIMQEVFLKAMGNSQRFCTLQDGKSWLFKVTKNHFIDHLRRKIQSVEVDEFVMPTEVSPPMVQLQRCLPKVLVKLTDQERDVIEQCDLNGLTQREYADKHQLSLPAVKARLRRARIELKTILVDECKVAQDQTGVCCFKSFQTE